TAAGCGAACGAACCAGCTAACCATCAAAGCCAGTACTTTGGAGCAGCAAAATATCGGCGAGTTAATTGCCAAATTGGACCGGGAATTACCTCAGATTAATATCGACGCCCGCGTGGAAGAGATTTCAACCAGCGCCACAAAAGAATTGGGGATTTCCTGGGAGTTTCCGGAGTTCTCGATCAGCAATTCTTTCGAATTCAACCTTAAAACCGCTCAAACGTTAGCGGCGCTGGAAACTCAAAATAAGGCCAAGCTGTTGGCCAATCCCAATATTTCGACCACCGACAGTCAGGAGGGAAAGATCTTTATCGGGGATAAGACGCCGGTGATTACCTCCGAAAAATCGGACGACGGCGATGTCGAATACAAGGTCGAATACATCGACGTGGGGACAACCTTGACTGTGACCCCGCGCGTCAATGACAACAACATCGTGACGGTGACGGTAAAAGCGGTAGTCAGCAATATCGCGGAATGGAAAAAGACCGGCAGCGGAGATGAAGTGCCGTTGGTGCGCACCCGGGAAGTCAGTTCGGTGGTGCGTTTGCAAGACGGGGAGACTTTTGTATTATCTGGCCTGACTCAAACTCGAAAGGGGGAGAACACGTCGGGGGTGCCCGGCTTTTCAAAAATTCCGTTGCTGGGCGCGTTATTTCGTTCTAAAACCGACGGTCCTAACGAAGATACGCAGATCTGCATCTTTATCACTCCCCGCGTGGTGCGTTCCAAGAGCGAGCAGGCTAATTCCGTGAAGACCGGCCAGATTGAAACTAAGACGGTGCCTGCGGTTGTCCAGCCAAAGCTAGAACAAGGAGAAGTGAGGAAAGACATCGCGGAGCAGGAGCAAAACTCAAAAAGTCCTCTAAAGAAAGAGGAGAATACCGCGTCTTCAACCTCACAGCTTCCGGAGATAAACAAGCAACCGGATCCGATTCAAAATGCGCCAGTAGTCTTTCCTTCCGTGAAGGAGACCACTCAACAGGAGGCTAATCTTCAAAACAGTCCGCCGCAACCCGAAGTAGCCTCTGTCGACATCCAGACGACAACGGAGACCAATGAGGTTATATTCCCTGAATTGGTAGAGACGAAAACAGATAATGGCGCGGCACAATCAGTTTCAATCCAAGTAGAAGCAGCCCCGGTTCCTGAAATAGGCTTAAAGAAAAAGGTCACCGTCAAGCCTGGACAGACTCTTCAGAAAATTGCCGGAAATTACGGCGTTACCGTCGAAAGCATTGCCAAGGAAAATCGGATAAAAGCGGTTGACAAGATTAATGTCGGCAAAGTTCTGCTGGTCCCTATTCCCAGAAGCCATCTTTATCAAGTCAAACCCAAAGAAACGGTTTGGCGGATTGCCAACCGCTACGGATTAACTGTTGAACGGCTAAAAGCGTTGAATCATCTGACCGACATTACCAAGATAGAGTCGGGGCAGTTAATCATTTTACCCGTCTCTGTGGATGAAATTGTTAATTCTCAGGTTTGATTTAATCGTAAGGAATATGAACTCCCAATGTTATGATGCAAATTTGGGTTTAAGCCGACTTTGGTGAATATTTTTATAAAGTCCGGAAAAGACGGACAAAGAACTTTTGAACTTCAAGGTTGTGGCATCTTAATGTCAACAACCTTTTATTTTTTAGGATGGTAAAGACTCCTTTATCTGTTTGCCTCGGACTTGCTCCCATTCCCTTTGCCACGACATACTGTATACTAACTGTATTGACAACTTACGTCTCAATGAACAGGATGGGGTGGTAAAACAAATGAACGTACCCAGCGGGACGGAGATCGATCTGGCCTTGCCCAGAGCGATACCTGCGCCCAAGGTAGCGCCGGTTATCTTGAATAGTGACGACCGGTTCGACGCCAAATTGAAGATCGACCGGCTTTATAAATCATATACGGTGGCGGGGAAAGAGATTCAGGCGCTAGCTGATATCAATCTGGAAATCCGGCGCGGCGAATTCGTGGCGATCGTCGGTCCTTCGGGATGCGGCAAAAGTACCCTGCTGAATCTCATCGCCGGACTGGACCGCGCGGATAGCGGGACGATCGAAAGCTTTGACGATCCGCACGGCGGAGCCTGCAAACGGCTGCTGATCTTTCAGGAATCGTCCTTATTTCCGTGGCTGAATGTCTTCGACAATGTGGCTTACGGCTTAAAACTGCGCAATTTTTCCAAACCGGTCATTCAGGCGTTGGTCGAGCAGTATCTGTCCATGGTACATTTATGGCCGTTCAAGGATGCCTGCGTCCATCAACTCTCGGGCGGCATGAAACAACGGGTCGCGCTGGCCCGCGCCTTGGTCCTAAAACCGGAGATCTTGTTGATGGATGAGGCGTTTGCCGCTCTGGACGTGCAGACCAAGCAGGACATGTACCGACTCCTGCTGGAGATCTGGAAAAAGACCGGCGTGACCATTCTGTTTGTCACGCATAACGTCGATGAGGCGCTGATGCTCAGCAACAGAATTGTCTTGTTGTCTTCGCATCCGGGGCGGATCAAACGGGAGTTTCCGGTGGATTTGGGTTATCCGCGCTCCGGGGAGGATTGGCCTTTCCGGGAACTGCGGAGCGAGATCGTCGCGGAGTTCATGAATGAACCCGGTGATATTCAAGGAGGAATTGCCGGTGAAAAAGCTAACTAGGCGGCTCCTCTTTTATCTGGGGTTCATCTTCCTCTGGCAACTCCTTTGCCAGGCCAAAATAT
This Hydrogenispora ethanolica DNA region includes the following protein-coding sequences:
- a CDS encoding LysM peptidoglycan-binding domain-containing protein — protein: MRNRIIFRWVFVLICSFSIVLLPHIVQGEGINSEIISTLDVSDADIRDIFRSLAELGGFNILLDPAVKGPVTTKLKYGLTVKEAVELLAQTYGYSFRWNADNRTVIIGNEKTFSSFNDKETRVYRLNNAQADQVADALKSIVVKDQIGIDKRTNQLTIKASTLEQQNIGELIAKLDRELPQINIDARVEEISTSATKELGISWEFPEFSISNSFEFNLKTAQTLAALETQNKAKLLANPNISTTDSQEGKIFIGDKTPVITSEKSDDGDVEYKVEYIDVGTTLTVTPRVNDNNIVTVTVKAVVSNIAEWKKTGSGDEVPLVRTREVSSVVRLQDGETFVLSGLTQTRKGENTSGVPGFSKIPLLGALFRSKTDGPNEDTQICIFITPRVVRSKSEQANSVKTGQIETKTVPAVVQPKLEQGEVRKDIAEQEQNSKSPLKKEENTASSTSQLPEINKQPDPIQNAPVVFPSVKETTQQEANLQNSPPQPEVASVDIQTTTETNEVIFPELVETKTDNGAAQSVSIQVEAAPVPEIGLKKKVTVKPGQTLQKIAGNYGVTVESIAKENRIKAVDKINVGKVLLVPIPRSHLYQVKPKETVWRIANRYGLTVERLKALNHLTDITKIESGQLIILPVSVDEIVNSQV
- a CDS encoding ABC transporter ATP-binding protein; translated protein: MNVPSGTEIDLALPRAIPAPKVAPVILNSDDRFDAKLKIDRLYKSYTVAGKEIQALADINLEIRRGEFVAIVGPSGCGKSTLLNLIAGLDRADSGTIESFDDPHGGACKRLLIFQESSLFPWLNVFDNVAYGLKLRNFSKPVIQALVEQYLSMVHLWPFKDACVHQLSGGMKQRVALARALVLKPEILLMDEAFAALDVQTKQDMYRLLLEIWKKTGVTILFVTHNVDEALMLSNRIVLLSSHPGRIKREFPVDLGYPRSGEDWPFRELRSEIVAEFMNEPGDIQGGIAGEKAN